DNA from Microvirga ossetica:
GCCTCCGGCGAGAGGGAGATGATGAGGTCGAAATTGAGGCCCTCCCATTCCTCCAGCTCTTCGAGCGTGCGCGGCCGGTGCTTTGAGCCGTCGATGCCGATCTCGGACAGGATCGATGCCGTGAAGCCGTCCGCCTCGCTTTTGCGGACACCGGCGGATTGCACATAGATCGACTTGCCGAAGTAATGTCGCGCAATGGCTTCGGCCATGGCGGAGCGCACGGCGTTCATCGCACAGACGAACAGAACCGAGTGGATCCGTTTCGAGCGGAACTCGTCCACGTGTCAGCCCTTCCAGTGAAGCGCGAAGATCAGCGTGAAGATACGCCGGGCCGTATCGAAATCGAGGATGAGCTTGCCCTCGAGGCGCTTCATCAGAAGTTCGGCCGCCTCGTTGTGCAGCCCGCGCCGTCCCATGTCGATGGCTTCGATCTGCGCCGGAGAGGAGGCGCGGATGGCTTGGTAATAGCTGTCGCAGATCATCTCGTAATCGCGGATCGCCTTGCGGAACGGCGTCAGCGACAGGTGATGCGAAACGAGGTGCGCCCCATCCTGCGCGTTGACCTCGAAGCAGAGCTTCTTCTCGATCAGTGAGATGCGCAGAACATAGGGCCCGCCATCGTAACCCGGCAGGGCGAAGGTGTTCTCTTCGAGAATATCGTAGATGGCGATGGCACGCTCGTGCTCCTGGTCGGGGTTGCCGCGGCCGATGGAGGATTCGTCGAGCGTGACGGCGACCAGCCGGGTGCGCTCCTTCGCTTCGCTCGCCATCCGCCCTCCGCCAGCCTCGAGCATCGGACCCAAAAGTGGATTTGCACTTTTGGGATTCATCCGATGCTCCTGTTCCTAATATGCGCATCGTTGAGCGCGGAACCGGAGGTCCGCGTCAGCGAAAACCGGAACCACTTTTCCGCACGATGCGCTAGAGGTTCAGGCGGATCGCGACCGACCGCGCATGCCCCTCCAGTCCCTCCGAACGCCCGAGCGCGATCGCTGCCGGGCCGAGCGCACGCAGAGCGCCCGCATCGCATTTCAGGATCGAGGTTCGCTTCATGAAGTCAAGCACGCTTAAGCCCGAGGAGAAACGGGCCGAGCGGGCCGTGGGCAGGACGTGGTTCGGACCGCCCACGTAATCGCCGATGGCCTCGGGCGTGTGGCTGCCGAGGAAGATCGAGCCGGCGTTGCGGACCTTCGCCGCGAACTCCTCGGCGTTCTCCGTCTCGATTTCGAGATGCTCCGGCGCGAGCCGGTCGACCAGGGGAATGGCGTTCTCGAGCCGGTCGATCAGGATGATGGCGCCGTAATCGCGCCAGCTGGCACCGGCGATCTCGGCCTTCGGCAGGGTCCGGAGCTGGCGCTCGACGGCCTTCTCGACCGCGTCGGCGAGCGCGGGGCTGTCGGTGATGAGGATCGACTGGGCAGCGGGATCGTGCTCGGCCTGTGCCAAGAGATCGGCGGCGATCCAGTCCGGATTGCTGTGGGCATCCGCGAGGATCAGCACTTCGGAGGGTCCTGCGATCATGTCGATGCCGACCTGGCCGAAGACGCGGCGCTTGGCGGCCGCCACATAGGCGTTGCCGGGACCGACGATCTTGGCGACCGGATTCAGGCTCTCCGTGCCGTAGGCGAGCGCCGCCACGGCCTGGGCGCCGCCGATGCGGTAGACCTCGTCGACGCCGGCAAGGCGCGCCGCGGCCAGAACGAGCGGGTTCGTCTCGCCCTTCGGGGTTGGGACGACCATGACGACGCGCGGCACGCCAGCGACCTTCGCCGGCACCGCGTTCATCAGGACGGAGGAGGGATAGCTCGCCCGCCCGCCGGGAACGTAGAGGCCGACGGATTCGATCGCTGTCCAGCGCCAGCCCAGGGTGACGCCCACCGAGTCCGTGCTCATGGAATCCTGCGGGCGTTGCGTCCGGTGATAGGTCTCGATGCGCTCCTTCGCGAGCGCGAGGGCTTCCAGCGCCTCCTTCGGGCATTCGGCCCTGGCGGCATCGATCTCGGCATCCGAGATGCGCAGGGTCTCAGGCTGGAGGGCGAGCCCGTCGAAGCGAAGCGTGAAGTCGATCAGGGCCTCGTCGCCCCGCACCATCACCTCTTCGATGATGGCACGCACCGCCTGGTCCACGTCCTCCGAGACCTCGCGCTTGGCCGAAAGGAGAGCGGCGAAAGCCTTCGGGAAGGAAGCCTCCCGCGCGTCAAGCCTCTGCGCCATTACGGACGCCCCGCCGCTTGAACCTGGTCGTCGTGGGAGGGGCGGCTTTCGGCAGCCCAGACCGGACCGGTGTCTTTCATCTGCATCTCGATGCACTCCAGGTCCACCTGGATGGCGCCGCCTTCGGCAAAGATCAAGGTGGCAGTGCCCGACGGAGCGCTGGCCTCCTCGAAGGCGATGGCGAGAAGGTTAAGGACCGCATCCTTGTTGGTCTGGTCGATGCCCCGGACGCGCACGCCCGTGACGTTCTCGAAATGCATGCAGGTCAGCCGCCGCTGAGGCGTCGCGGCCTCCCAGTCGTAGCGGCGGATCTGGATGGCGAAACGCCTTTCCCGGGGCAGATAGGCGATGTCGCCCACCCGCAGGAGCGAATCCTGAAGATGAGCGGAAATGACGGCAAGGTCGTCGGGGTCGAACGCGACGAGTCTGAGGAGGTCCATGGAGCCACCAACCTGTTGTTGAACTTTAAGGTTTAGGTAGAGAGCCCCCTGCCCCGGCGCAACCTCCCGGGCCACGGTCCGGCCTCTTCTTCGAAGGCCGGTCTGTAGGGAATGCCCGGCCTGAAAAAGAAAAGCCGGCTGAAAAGCCGGCTTCTCGATCGTCAGCCCCTCAGGCGCTCGATCTGAGCGCCGCAGCGGGCGAGCTTGGCTTCGAGCGCCTCGAAGCCGCGATCCAGGTGATAGACCCGGTTGATGGTGGTCTCGCCGTCCGCCACCAGCCCCGCGATCACCAATGAGACCGAGGCGCGCAGATCCGTGGCCATGACCGGCGCGCCCTTGAGGCCGGGCACGCCGTCCACATAGGCGCTGTCGCCGTCGAGGCGGATCTGGGCGCCTAGGCGGGCGAGCTCCTGCACATGCATGAAGCGGTTCTCGAAGATCGTCTCGCGGATGCGCGAGGTGCCGCTGGCCCGGGTCATGAGGGCCATGAACTGCGCCTGCAGGTCGGTCGGGAAGCCCGGGAAGGGGTCGGTGGTCACGTCGACCGGCTGGATGCCATTGCCGTTGCGACGGACGCGGATGCCGCCATGGGTCGAGGTCACTTCGGTCCCCGCCTGGCCGAGCGCGTCGAGGGCGGCCTGGAGATAATCAGGCCGGGTGTTGTCGAGCACGAGGTCGCCGCCGGTCATGGCAACCGCCATGGCATAGGTGCCGGTCTCGATGCGGTCGGGCATGACGTCGTGCGACGCGCCGTTGAGGCGAGCGACGCCCTCGACGACGATCTCGGAGGTGCCGGCTCCTTCGATCCTCGCGCCCATCTTGATCAGGCACTCCGCCAGATCCACCACCTCCGGCTCGCGGGCGGCGTTGCGGATCACGGTGGTTCCTTGAGCCAGCGTCGCCGCCATCAGGGCGACATGGGTGCCGCCGACGGTCACCTTGGGAAAGTCGATCTCGGCCCCGATCAGGCCCTTGGGAGCGGTGGCGACCACATAGCCGCTGTCGATCTCGATCGCGGCGCCGAGCTTGGCGAGCGCCATGATGAGCAGGTCGACCGGACGGGTGCCGATGGCGCATCCGCCCGGCATGGAGACCCGGGCATGGCCGAAGCGGGCCACTAAGGGGGCGATCACCCAGAAGCTCGCCCGCATGGTCGAGACCAGCTCGTAGGGAGCAACGGTATCGATGATGTTCTTGCCCGTCAGGCGAATCGTCTGCCCGGTCTCGGACGACTGGCCGGGCCGGCGGCCGGCGATCGAGTGATCGACGCCG
Protein-coding regions in this window:
- a CDS encoding UPF0262 family protein, with the protein product MASEAKERTRLVAVTLDESSIGRGNPDQEHERAIAIYDILEENTFALPGYDGGPYVLRISLIEKKLCFEVNAQDGAHLVSHHLSLTPFRKAIRDYEMICDSYYQAIRASSPAQIEAIDMGRRGLHNEAAELLMKRLEGKLILDFDTARRIFTLIFALHWKG
- the hisD gene encoding histidinol dehydrogenase; translation: MAQRLDAREASFPKAFAALLSAKREVSEDVDQAVRAIIEEVMVRGDEALIDFTLRFDGLALQPETLRISDAEIDAARAECPKEALEALALAKERIETYHRTQRPQDSMSTDSVGVTLGWRWTAIESVGLYVPGGRASYPSSVLMNAVPAKVAGVPRVVMVVPTPKGETNPLVLAAARLAGVDEVYRIGGAQAVAALAYGTESLNPVAKIVGPGNAYVAAAKRRVFGQVGIDMIAGPSEVLILADAHSNPDWIAADLLAQAEHDPAAQSILITDSPALADAVEKAVERQLRTLPKAEIAGASWRDYGAIILIDRLENAIPLVDRLAPEHLEIETENAEEFAAKVRNAGSIFLGSHTPEAIGDYVGGPNHVLPTARSARFSSGLSVLDFMKRTSILKCDAGALRALGPAAIALGRSEGLEGHARSVAIRLNL
- a CDS encoding DUF2948 family protein, with translation MDLLRLVAFDPDDLAVISAHLQDSLLRVGDIAYLPRERRFAIQIRRYDWEAATPQRRLTCMHFENVTGVRVRGIDQTNKDAVLNLLAIAFEEASAPSGTATLIFAEGGAIQVDLECIEMQMKDTGPVWAAESRPSHDDQVQAAGRP
- the murA gene encoding UDP-N-acetylglucosamine 1-carboxyvinyltransferase, with protein sequence MDRIRIRGGVPLNGLIPISGAKNAALPLMIASLLTEETLELGNVPRLADISSLLRIMSNFGVDHSIAGRRPGQSSETGQTIRLTGKNIIDTVAPYELVSTMRASFWVIAPLVARFGHARVSMPGGCAIGTRPVDLLIMALAKLGAAIEIDSGYVVATAPKGLIGAEIDFPKVTVGGTHVALMAATLAQGTTVIRNAAREPEVVDLAECLIKMGARIEGAGTSEIVVEGVARLNGASHDVMPDRIETGTYAMAVAMTGGDLVLDNTRPDYLQAALDALGQAGTEVTSTHGGIRVRRNGNGIQPVDVTTDPFPGFPTDLQAQFMALMTRASGTSRIRETIFENRFMHVQELARLGAQIRLDGDSAYVDGVPGLKGAPVMATDLRASVSLVIAGLVADGETTINRVYHLDRGFEALEAKLARCGAQIERLRG
- a CDS encoding low molecular weight phosphatase family protein, with the translated sequence MNAVRSAMAEAIARHYFGKSIYVQSAGVRKSEADGFTASILSEIGIDGSKHRPRTLEELEEWEGLNFDLIISLSPEAHHAALELTRTIAAEVEYWPTPDPTITQGSREQVLDAYRNTRDGLMYRIRLRLKQGSSKGPDDGKGA